Proteins encoded together in one Penicillium digitatum chromosome 1, complete sequence window:
- a CDS encoding Zinc finger, RING/FYVE/PHD-type has protein sequence MGNDGGSIPTRRELVREAARAPSTAQVKETQREQQEHSWTTCPLSHRFLSRPIVSDSVGNLYNKDAILQFLLPGDDIEGISSKANCEEILCGRVKSLRDVVEMKFEVDTELTEHPSGRAYAPRERREGWICPVTAKPLGPSVKSVYLVPCGHVFAEEAIRQLKGDKCLQCNEPYTEDNIINILTTKKEDKQRLIARGQKLAEQGLTHSLKKAPGSKKRKKNATAEDTTDAPGTIEPAGLVVPKKSSDSKSRSNTSTPVPSTASGSGIKNAATSSLTARVLAEENEKKKRRKMMGQNENLDSLFTKKDGGSNNRDFMTRGFSIS, from the exons ATGGGTAATGACGGTGGCAG TATTCCGACTCGCCGAGAGCTCGTCCGCGAAGCAGCCCGCGCCCCAAGCACAGCGCAAGTAAAAGAAACCCAGCGCGAGCAGCAAGAACACTCCTGGACTACCTGTCCGCTCTCACACAGGTTCCTATCGCGGCCAATAGTATCTGACTCTGTTGGGAATCTTTACAATAAGGACGCTATACTCCAGTTCCTGCTCCCGGGCGACGATATCGAGGGCATTAGCTCCAAGGCCAACTGCGAAGAGATCCTGTGTGGACGAGTGAAGTCGCTCCGGGATGTGGTTGAGATGAAATTTGAAGTTGATACAGAGCTTACTGAGCACCCGTCAGGCCGTGCTTATGCGCCACGTGAGCGCCGTGAGGGCTGGATCTGCCCGGTCACCGCAAAGCCGCTAGGCCCGAGTGTGAAGTCTGTATACCTAGTGCCGTGTGGACATGTATTTGCAGAGGAGGCTATCAGGCAGCTCAAAGGTGACAAGTGCTTGCAG TGCAATGAACCCTACACCGAAGACAACATCATAAACATACTTACtaccaaaaaagaagataAGCAACGTCTGATAGCACGAGGCCAGAAACTTGCTGAACAGGGCCTCACACACTCGCTCAAAAAAGCTCCTGGCTcaaagaagcgcaagaagaaCGCCACTGCCGAGGACACCACTGATGCTCCCGGTACCATAGAGCCTGCTGGCCTGGTAGTACCGAAGAAATCTTCAGATTCGAAAAGCCGAAGTAACACTTCCACGCCAGTGCCTAGCACTGCTTCTGGCAGTGGAATCAAGAACGCTGCTACCTCTTCGCTCACTGCCCGCGTGTTGGCGGAGGAGaatgagaaaaagaagcgcCGGAAGATGATGGGTCAAAATGAAAATCTCGACAGTCTATTTACCAAGAAGGACGGCGGGTCCAATAATCGTGATTTCATGACCAGAGGATTTTCAATATCATGA
- a CDS encoding Protein kinase C substrate, putative codes for MRLPKSFLLLAAAGSVAQASSDKPARPRGLGPEFAKFYQDSTTFTCISNPSIKIPFSAVNDDYCDCPDGSDEPGTSACAHISRNSPLTVADRPGNSGLDTALALPGFYCKNKGHRPSYVPFQRINDGICDYEQCCDGSDEWAHVGGTKCEDRCKEIGKQRRKQEEQTQKSMTAALKKKRDLLVDASRQKQEIEDHVAALEAEVQGAELKEQNLEADLKLAQEQDSKVVRTGKGKGKVNALSNLAKARVDELRNALVDVRRQRNEARERVKELEDILAKFKVEYNPNFNDEGVKRAVRSYEDYAAREQGTEVANGAVDRDLDEIAKVDDEDSGINWEHWESEEDGCNDSDLVYKLAAYLPPSLVSFIEDRIVFAKGFLEEKGILPKADENSSSESKAVTQAREALKAAQESVTSLKNKLRDQRADLEQDYGPSSIFRALKGVCITQDAGEYTYEHCFLDSTKQNQRKGGNSVSMGKFSHVGTTSVEEVNAAGEVVNVEKMTIEYNRGQSCWNGPNRSTKVILECGEENKILKTAEEEKCVYSMLVTSPAVCAGGEEAGNAAPRSKDEL; via the exons ATGAGACTCCCTAAGTCATTCTTGTTGCTAGCTGCCGCTGGGTCGGTGGCCCAGGCTAGTAGTGACAAGCCTGCACGTCCCCGCGGCTTGGGCCCAGAAT TTGCCAAATTCTACCAGGACTCGACGACATTCACCTGTATCTCGAATCCCTCGATCAAAATCCCCTTCTCGGCTGTCAACGATGATTACTGTGACTGCCCCGATGGAAGCGACGAGCCTGGCACGTCAGCCTGCGCACATATCTCACGCAATTCGCCGCTAACGGTAGCTGACCGGCCCGGGAATAGCGGTTTGGACACCGCACTCGCCCTTCCGGGATTCTACTGCAAAAACAAGGGCCACCGGCCATCCTACGTACCTTTCCAGCGTATCAACGATGGCATCTGTGATTATGAGCAGTGTTGTGATGGTAGCGATGAGTGGGCTCACGTTGGGGGCACAAAGTGTGAAGACCGTTGCAAGGAGATTGGCAAGCAACGGCGGAAGCAGGAGGAGCAGACCCAGAAGTCGATGACCGCGGccctgaagaagaagagggatCTTCTTGTCGATGCTAGTCGCCAAAAGCAGGAGATTGAGGATCATGTTGCTGCGCTAGAGGCCGAGGTTCAGGGCGCTGAGCTCAAGGAACAAAACCTTGAGGCTGATCTGAAGCTCGCCCAGGAGCAGGACAGTAAAGTAGTCCGCACTGGAAAGGGTAAAGGCAAAGTCAATGCCCTTTCCAACTTGGCCAAGGCCCGTGTTGATGAACTACGCAATGCGTTGGTTGATGTGCGTCGCCAGCGGAATGAAGCCCGCGAGCGGGTGAAGGAGCTTGAGGATATTCTGGCCAAGTTCAAGGTCGAATATAACCCCAATTTCAATGACGAGGGTGTCAAACGTGCGGTCCGTAGCTATGAGGATTACGCTGCTCGTGAGCAAGGCACCGAGGTTGCGAATGGTGCCGTGGACCGCGACTTGGACGAGATCGCCAAGGTCGACGACGAGGATAGCGGTATCAACTGGGAGCACTGGGAAAGTGAGGAGGATGGATGCAATGACTCGGATCTAG TGTACAAGCTCGCTGCTTATCTCCCGCCTTCCCTTGTCAGCTTCATTGAAGACAGGATCGTATTTGCTAAGGGCTTCCTTGAAGAAAAGGGCATTCTGCCAAAAGCCGATGAGAACTCTTCCTCGGAATCCAAGGCCGTGACACAGGCACGCGAAGCCCTCAAAGCCGCGCAAGAATCTGTTACAAGTCTCAAGAACAAGCTGCGCGACCAGCGTGCCGACCTTGAGCAAGATTATGGCCCTAGCTCCATCTTCCGCGCCCTCAAGGGGGTGTGTATCACTCAGGATGCGGGTGAGTACACGTACGAGCATTGCTTCCTTGATTCCACCAAGCAGAACCAGCGGAAGGGAGGAAATTCCGTGTCCATGGGCAAATTCTCGCATGTTGGAACCACGAGCGTGGAAGAAGTTAACGCGGCTGGCGAGGTTGTCAATGTCGAGAAGATGACGATTGAGTACAACCGCGGCCAGTCTTGCTGGAATGGACCTAACCGGTCGACCAAGGTCATTTTGGAGTGCGGTGAAGAGAACAAGATCTTGAAGACagcggaagaggagaagtGCGTATACTCTATGCTTGTTACCTCGCCGGCTGTTTGTGCAGGTGGTGAGGAGGCAGGTAATGCTGCACCTCGCTCGAAAGACGAGCTATGA